From a single Pyxidicoccus xibeiensis genomic region:
- a CDS encoding DNA-binding response regulator — protein sequence MSPAHTARALLLGGDASLTSLLSDVLGELGIALDLGVPDGGQPDFTLVHVERGEGILRLLGEARALTGDGPLIVLVPFADERLVQLALKLGARDCFALGQPLAELSRVLCAHVPGLRALSSRTSGGAVPPSPGDES from the coding sequence GTGTCGCCCGCGCACACAGCCCGTGCCCTCCTGCTGGGAGGGGACGCGTCGCTCACCTCGCTCCTCTCGGACGTGCTGGGGGAGCTGGGCATCGCCCTGGACCTGGGTGTGCCCGACGGGGGCCAGCCCGACTTCACGCTGGTCCACGTGGAGCGGGGCGAAGGCATCCTCCGGCTGCTGGGGGAGGCGCGGGCGCTGACGGGCGATGGGCCCCTCATCGTGCTGGTGCCTTTCGCCGATGAGCGGCTGGTGCAGCTGGCGCTGAAGCTGGGCGCGCGGGACTGCTTCGCGCTGGGCCAGCCGCTCGCCGAGCTGAGCCGGGTGCTGTGCGCTCACGTTCCGGGCCTGCGGGCCCTCTCTTCCAGAACTTCCGGCGGGGCCGTGCCGCCGTCCCCAGGAGACGAGTCATGA
- a CDS encoding DUF6232 family protein yields the protein MMERLAVPLLPSLFPFPRHAKAAPASPGEVQLLQEGGVLVTSERVVARGRTQALAEVLSVETVRRSPRMKPVLLALVLGVTVGLPALSALSVSGTGPRGLYEGALVLAALTVFGSIARLVLAEDSYQLVLNTRGGAWRVLSRREPQHLTRVAELLQEAVATARRRR from the coding sequence ATGATGGAGCGTCTGGCTGTTCCGCTGTTGCCCTCGCTCTTCCCGTTCCCCCGACACGCGAAGGCCGCACCCGCGAGCCCGGGCGAGGTGCAGCTCCTCCAGGAAGGTGGCGTGCTCGTCACGTCCGAGCGGGTGGTGGCCCGTGGCCGCACGCAGGCCCTGGCGGAGGTGCTGAGTGTGGAGACCGTCCGCCGCTCGCCCCGGATGAAGCCGGTGCTCCTCGCGCTGGTGCTGGGCGTGACGGTGGGGCTGCCCGCGCTCTCGGCGCTCTCCGTCTCGGGGACGGGGCCGAGGGGGCTCTATGAAGGAGCGCTGGTCCTGGCCGCGCTGACCGTCTTCGGCTCCATCGCCCGGCTCGTGCTGGCGGAGGACTCGTACCAGCTCGTGCTGAACACGCGGGGAGGCGCCTGGCGCGTGCTCTCCCGCCGTGAACCCCAGCACCTCACCCGCGTGGCGGAGCTGCTCCAGGAGGCGGTGGCCACAGCCAGGAGAAGGCGTTGA
- a CDS encoding ribokinase — MASDVRADIVVVGGINTDFLVQGSRLPGPGEHAEGHLFLEGLGGKGANGAVGAARLGARVALVGRVGMDARGRALLEQLEGEGVDTGAVVRDPGATTGVSLEMVDEEGGTQSLGAPGANRRLTRDDVLRAEERISLARVLLVQLEVPLEAVSAAVHIARAAGLRVVLDPAPARELSEDLLEAVHVIRPNADEARVLTGVDVVDRTSARRAAENLLRRGVGAAVVAAPGGSLVLSSEGELWLPDRRVELADTTGAGDAFSAALAVAFSEGKTLAEAARFAHEASALATMRLGAFGGLPTRDQVESRLARLGPVALSPDGARM, encoded by the coding sequence ATGGCTTCTGACGTGCGGGCCGACATCGTCGTGGTCGGTGGAATCAACACGGACTTCCTCGTCCAGGGCTCTCGCCTCCCTGGACCTGGAGAGCATGCGGAGGGGCATCTCTTCCTGGAAGGGCTCGGAGGGAAGGGGGCCAACGGGGCCGTGGGGGCGGCGCGGCTGGGCGCCCGTGTAGCGCTGGTCGGGCGCGTGGGCATGGACGCGCGCGGGCGCGCGCTGCTGGAACAGCTCGAGGGCGAGGGCGTGGACACCGGGGCCGTGGTGAGAGACCCCGGCGCCACCACCGGCGTGTCCCTGGAGATGGTGGACGAGGAGGGCGGGACGCAGAGCCTCGGGGCGCCGGGCGCCAACCGGCGGCTGACGCGCGACGATGTGCTGCGGGCGGAGGAGCGCATCTCCCTGGCGCGCGTGCTGCTCGTCCAGCTGGAGGTGCCGCTGGAGGCGGTGAGCGCCGCGGTCCATATCGCCCGTGCGGCGGGCTTGCGTGTGGTGCTGGACCCGGCACCCGCACGAGAGCTGTCGGAGGACCTGCTGGAGGCCGTGCATGTCATCCGCCCCAACGCGGACGAGGCCCGGGTGCTGACAGGCGTGGACGTCGTCGACCGGACCTCGGCACGGCGCGCGGCGGAGAACCTGCTGCGGCGCGGAGTGGGCGCGGCGGTGGTGGCCGCTCCGGGTGGCAGCCTCGTCCTGTCCTCCGAGGGTGAGCTGTGGCTGCCCGACAGGCGGGTGGAGCTGGCGGACACCACGGGCGCGGGGGATGCCTTCTCGGCGGCGCTCGCCGTCGCGTTCTCGGAGGGGAAGACGCTGGCGGAGGCGGCGCGCTTCGCTCACGAGGCGTCCGCGCTGGCGACGATGCGGCTGGGCGCCTTCGGGGGGCTGCCCACCCGCGACCAGGTGGAGTCCCGCCTCGCCCGGCTCGGTCCCGTGGCGCTGTCTCCCGACGGGGCCCGGATGTGA
- a CDS encoding sulfotransferase family protein, with translation MTVLTDATRLEGWGPARIHEDADGLRVDWCHLGARRFTDPFFDQTLERRLRHPFALLFRHQTSMEELVARHAVRPGLPVRGLVFHMSRCGSTLVAQLLAALPRHIVLSEAGPVDTVLRSHLRRPDITEAQRIEWLRAVVGALGQRRHAEEEAVFLKLDAWHTLELPLLQRAFPGVPWLFLYRDPVEVMASHQNHRGAHMLPGLLEPTRLGVERESLEGMPLEEYGARVLARICEAGLRGYRERQAPARLLDYRQLQTEGTALLTDLFGVELTAEDTGRVREAAERDAKNPVVPFADDTEDKARRVSERSREMAERFLRPVYAALEAERLGSGTAR, from the coding sequence ATGACGGTGCTGACCGACGCCACGCGCCTGGAGGGCTGGGGGCCCGCTCGCATCCACGAGGACGCGGACGGCCTGCGCGTGGACTGGTGCCACCTGGGAGCGCGGCGCTTCACGGACCCGTTCTTCGACCAGACGCTGGAGCGCCGCCTCCGTCATCCCTTCGCCCTGCTCTTCCGTCACCAGACCTCGATGGAGGAGCTGGTGGCGCGGCACGCTGTGAGGCCGGGGCTGCCGGTGCGGGGGCTCGTCTTCCACATGTCCCGCTGCGGCTCCACGCTGGTGGCGCAGCTCCTCGCGGCGCTCCCGCGCCACATCGTCCTGTCCGAGGCCGGCCCGGTGGACACGGTGCTGCGGTCCCACCTGCGCAGGCCGGACATCACGGAGGCGCAGCGCATCGAGTGGCTGCGAGCGGTGGTGGGGGCGCTCGGCCAGCGGCGACATGCCGAGGAGGAGGCCGTCTTCCTCAAGCTGGACGCGTGGCACACGCTGGAGCTGCCGCTGCTGCAGCGGGCATTCCCGGGCGTGCCGTGGCTCTTCCTCTACCGGGATCCGGTGGAGGTCATGGCGTCGCACCAGAACCACCGCGGTGCGCACATGCTGCCGGGGCTGCTGGAGCCCACGCGGCTCGGCGTGGAGCGCGAGTCGCTGGAGGGAATGCCCCTGGAGGAGTACGGCGCGCGCGTCCTCGCCCGCATCTGCGAGGCCGGGCTGCGGGGCTACCGGGAGCGGCAGGCACCGGCGCGACTGCTGGACTACCGCCAGCTCCAGACAGAGGGCACGGCGCTCCTCACGGACCTCTTCGGGGTGGAGCTGACAGCGGAGGACACCGGGCGCGTGCGCGAAGCGGCGGAGCGCGATGCGAAGAACCCCGTGGTGCCCTTCGCGGATGACACCGAGGACAAGGCCCGCCGGGTCTCCGAGCGCTCACGCGAGATGGCGGAGCGCTTCCTCCGCCCCGTCTACGCTGCCTTGGAGGCAGAGCGCCTCGGCTCGGGCACCGCGCGGTAG
- a CDS encoding Nif11-like leader peptide family natural product precursor, giving the protein MPPDDFERFRRLVLEDRALQVALEATAEVPAFIALARKLGAERGCHFTEVDIREAIRSARREWNERWI; this is encoded by the coding sequence ATGCCGCCTGACGACTTCGAGCGCTTTCGCCGGCTCGTCCTGGAGGACAGGGCACTGCAGGTGGCCCTCGAGGCGACGGCGGAGGTGCCGGCCTTCATCGCGCTGGCGCGGAAGCTGGGCGCCGAGCGCGGCTGCCACTTCACCGAGGTGGACATCCGGGAGGCCATCCGCTCCGCCCGTCGCGAGTGGAACGAGCGCTGGATATGA
- a CDS encoding aspartyl/asparaginyl beta-hydroxylase domain-containing protein, giving the protein MSSSVPDRLRLPFRFDVAGLQADLASLPPGTWVPHFNKGYYEGDWSGVPLRSIGGMEGRIYPDPTGRESYADTPLLSRCPAFRAALAAFQCPIGSARLLKLAAGARIREHTDYNLGFDDGEVRLHIPIVTHPDLAFFLAGQRVVLQPGECWYLDFNLPHRVENPSDTDRVHLVLDCVVDDWLRAVFADAISQRGREGANAA; this is encoded by the coding sequence ATGTCGTCATCGGTGCCCGACCGCCTCCGCCTGCCCTTCCGCTTCGACGTGGCGGGGCTCCAGGCGGACCTCGCGAGCCTGCCGCCCGGCACCTGGGTGCCCCACTTCAACAAGGGCTACTACGAGGGCGACTGGAGCGGCGTCCCGCTGCGCTCCATCGGCGGCATGGAAGGGCGCATCTACCCCGACCCTACCGGGAGGGAGAGCTACGCGGACACGCCGCTGCTCTCACGGTGCCCGGCGTTTCGCGCCGCGCTGGCCGCATTCCAATGCCCCATCGGCTCCGCGCGGCTGCTGAAGCTGGCCGCGGGCGCGCGCATCCGCGAGCACACCGACTACAACCTGGGCTTCGACGACGGCGAGGTGCGGCTGCACATCCCCATCGTCACCCACCCGGACCTGGCCTTCTTCCTCGCGGGCCAGCGCGTGGTGCTCCAGCCGGGCGAGTGCTGGTACCTGGACTTCAACCTTCCCCACCGGGTGGAGAACCCCAGCGACACGGACCGCGTCCACCTGGTGCTGGACTGCGTGGTGGATGACTGGCTGCGCGCCGTCTTCGCCGACGCCATCTCCCAGCGAGGCCGGGAGGGCGCGAATGCCGCCTGA
- a CDS encoding diguanylate cyclase domain-containing protein — protein sequence MALYALIAEPDPARAAGLLSLIQGEGLEGVVVRDGAEAQEVVRQRSAPTLLVTDLALPRVDGFALLTWLRERDDAAGTHVVVVTAFDELRVRAWQLKDALGIHSLLSRRASVDLMRDTMRRVIAGQRAPPPPPPESSAELEQQRLARIETLKLVDEGPPEAELQALVTEVAQAFGVPVALLSLVLGERQWFKAHVGLPPSLAQDRGTPRDWAFCHHVVQGREPLVVPDATRHPVFRDNPLVRDGIVGSYAGAPLLTSSGEVLGSLCVIDTRPLMLGAEDLSALRELAGRVAGDLEQKARVRQAAQGRRDTGRAPLEPALTEASALALLRDAVQALDVAVLLVAPGRRPFACNSALAELLGLPAERIPALSFEAFCQHVAGLTADPALALRQLDLASESSRGFHLTVALERPRPRRLRWVARPFPVPGGIAQLLTLSDLGSAAPARDERERLLRVDALTGLDTRRSGEERLLREIGRCRRDGVPFTLLLVDLVGLGTLNATRGFDAGDAALRDVARRVERFGAPSGFAVRWEGGTLLVALPGVDASGAEGLRQQLRADPGAPEVVTAAIGVEGEEDPQGTLARARAALARAKAERKPAHPG from the coding sequence ATGGCTCTGTATGCCCTCATCGCCGAGCCCGACCCTGCTCGTGCCGCCGGTCTCCTCTCGCTCATCCAGGGGGAAGGACTGGAAGGCGTCGTGGTCCGCGATGGGGCGGAGGCGCAGGAGGTGGTGCGCCAGCGCAGCGCGCCCACGCTGCTCGTCACGGACCTGGCCCTGCCCCGGGTGGACGGCTTCGCGCTGCTGACGTGGCTGCGGGAGCGTGACGACGCGGCCGGCACCCACGTCGTGGTGGTGACGGCCTTCGATGAGCTGCGGGTCCGCGCGTGGCAGCTCAAGGACGCGCTGGGCATCCACTCGCTCCTGAGCCGCCGCGCGTCGGTGGACCTGATGCGGGACACGATGCGGCGGGTGATTGCAGGCCAGCGCGCGCCCCCTCCTCCACCGCCGGAGTCCTCGGCCGAGCTGGAGCAGCAGCGGCTGGCGCGAATCGAGACGCTGAAGCTGGTGGACGAGGGGCCTCCGGAGGCGGAGCTGCAGGCGCTGGTGACGGAGGTGGCGCAGGCCTTCGGCGTGCCGGTGGCATTGCTGTCGCTGGTGCTGGGCGAGCGGCAGTGGTTCAAGGCGCACGTCGGGCTGCCGCCGTCGCTCGCGCAGGACCGGGGCACGCCGAGGGACTGGGCCTTCTGCCACCACGTGGTGCAGGGCCGCGAGCCGCTGGTGGTGCCGGACGCGACGCGACACCCGGTGTTCCGCGACAACCCGCTGGTGCGCGACGGCATCGTGGGCAGCTACGCGGGGGCGCCACTGCTGACCTCCAGCGGAGAGGTGCTGGGCTCGCTGTGCGTCATCGACACGCGCCCCCTCATGCTGGGCGCCGAGGACCTGTCGGCCCTGCGCGAGCTGGCCGGGCGCGTGGCCGGGGACCTGGAGCAGAAGGCGCGCGTGAGACAGGCGGCCCAGGGGCGGCGGGACACCGGACGCGCTCCCCTGGAGCCGGCGCTCACGGAGGCATCCGCGCTGGCGCTGCTGCGTGACGCGGTGCAGGCGCTGGATGTGGCCGTGCTGCTGGTGGCCCCCGGGCGGCGTCCCTTCGCATGCAACTCCGCGCTGGCGGAGCTGCTGGGCCTGCCCGCGGAGCGCATCCCGGCGCTCTCGTTCGAGGCGTTCTGCCAGCACGTGGCGGGCCTGACGGCGGACCCGGCGCTCGCGCTGCGGCAGCTCGACCTGGCCTCCGAGTCCTCCCGAGGCTTCCACCTCACGGTGGCCCTGGAGCGGCCCCGGCCCCGGAGGCTGCGGTGGGTGGCGCGCCCCTTCCCGGTACCGGGTGGCATCGCTCAGCTCCTGACGCTCTCCGACCTGGGCAGCGCCGCCCCCGCCCGAGACGAGCGGGAGCGGCTCTTGCGCGTGGATGCGCTGACGGGCCTGGACACGCGGCGCTCGGGCGAGGAGCGGCTGCTGCGCGAGATTGGCCGGTGCCGCCGGGACGGCGTGCCCTTCACCCTGCTGCTGGTGGACCTGGTCGGGCTGGGCACGCTCAACGCGACGCGCGGCTTCGACGCGGGAGACGCCGCGCTCCGCGACGTGGCCCGCCGCGTGGAACGCTTCGGTGCGCCATCCGGCTTCGCGGTGCGCTGGGAGGGCGGGACGCTGCTGGTGGCGCTCCCTGGCGTGGACGCGTCCGGCGCGGAGGGCCTGCGCCAGCAGCTCCGTGCCGATCCGGGCGCGCCGGAGGTGGTGACCGCGGCCATCGGCGTGGAGGGCGAAGAGGACCCACAGGGCACCCTGGCCCGGGCACGTGCGGCGCTGGCCCGGGCGAAGGCGGAGCGGAAGCCCGCCCACCCGGGGTGA
- a CDS encoding CHASE2 domain-containing protein — protein sequence MPPSPAEPSRSSSPRPPRPAVPRALGALAGLALAVVTAATGGAPGFLERELYDQAVSRLLPAVPPSADLVLVEVDDRALAALGERWPLSRATWARAFRALASRRPAAVAVDVIFDQPGPRDALELGEDVLAALRASGLADQPAGAALVADLEARVHAQDGDARLAEALSEGAGVILGAAALTDDVPAMTPVDDAAAAGASLPLPADALRLQARSLAGSLAPLRMAARGSGTLNMLVDGDGVIRRYPYAVGVDGRAWPSLALATALHLTPERAESLRALAATDQGAPLMRLPAPDWLPRVSLADVLHADPDSVGLDLALRGKTVFVGVTATGLHGQSTLPGLVAVPGVEIHAFALDNLRWGRLMLSSGLVAGVGVLETAAVLLAFMLFCRRARSLGAVLRAALLLGLLHLALVGWLAADLGWVVPLVPVWVGLTLMLLVDSVTRADELVRQRGALRRLFVRYPQSTSAGAPTVSAAAGTASDDGSRH from the coding sequence ATGCCTCCCAGCCCCGCCGAGCCTTCCCGCAGCTCCAGCCCCAGGCCCCCACGCCCCGCCGTGCCGCGGGCGCTGGGCGCGCTGGCAGGCCTGGCCCTGGCCGTGGTGACGGCGGCGACCGGCGGCGCGCCCGGCTTCCTCGAGCGGGAACTGTACGACCAGGCGGTGAGCCGGCTGCTCCCGGCGGTGCCCCCGAGCGCGGACCTCGTGCTGGTGGAGGTGGATGACCGGGCGCTCGCGGCGCTGGGCGAGCGCTGGCCGCTGTCGCGTGCGACCTGGGCCCGGGCCTTCCGCGCCTTGGCGTCGCGGCGACCGGCGGCGGTGGCGGTGGACGTCATCTTCGACCAGCCCGGCCCTCGCGACGCGCTGGAGCTGGGCGAGGACGTGCTGGCGGCCCTGCGCGCCTCCGGACTGGCGGACCAGCCCGCGGGCGCGGCCCTGGTGGCGGACCTGGAGGCGCGCGTGCACGCCCAGGACGGGGACGCCCGGCTGGCCGAGGCGCTCTCGGAGGGTGCCGGTGTCATCCTGGGGGCAGCGGCATTGACGGACGACGTGCCGGCGATGACGCCCGTGGACGACGCTGCCGCGGCCGGTGCTTCCCTGCCCCTGCCCGCGGACGCGCTGCGGCTCCAGGCCCGGAGCCTGGCGGGCAGCCTGGCCCCGCTGCGCATGGCGGCACGCGGCAGCGGCACGCTGAACATGCTGGTGGACGGTGACGGCGTCATCCGTCGCTACCCCTACGCGGTGGGCGTGGACGGAAGGGCCTGGCCCTCGCTGGCGCTGGCCACCGCGCTGCACCTGACGCCGGAGCGGGCCGAGTCGCTGCGAGCGCTGGCTGCCACGGACCAGGGCGCGCCGCTGATGCGGCTTCCCGCGCCGGACTGGCTGCCCCGGGTGAGCCTGGCGGACGTGCTGCACGCGGACCCGGACTCCGTGGGGCTGGACCTGGCGCTGCGGGGGAAGACGGTCTTCGTGGGCGTCACCGCGACGGGCCTGCACGGCCAGAGCACGCTGCCCGGACTGGTCGCGGTACCCGGCGTGGAGATTCACGCCTTCGCCCTGGACAACCTCCGCTGGGGGCGGCTGATGCTCTCTTCGGGCCTCGTGGCGGGGGTGGGCGTGCTGGAGACGGCGGCGGTGCTGCTGGCCTTCATGCTGTTCTGCCGCCGCGCGCGCTCCCTGGGCGCGGTGCTGCGAGCGGCGCTGCTCCTGGGCCTGCTCCACCTGGCACTCGTCGGCTGGCTGGCGGCGGACCTCGGCTGGGTGGTGCCGCTGGTCCCCGTGTGGGTGGGGCTGACGCTGATGCTGCTGGTGGACTCGGTGACGCGCGCCGACGAGCTCGTCCGGCAGCGGGGCGCGCTGCGGCGGCTGTTCGTCCGCTACCCCCAGTCGACCTCGGCGGGTGCGCCCACGGTCTCCGCAGCCGCGGGCACGGCGTCGGATGACGGCAGCCGACACTGA
- a CDS encoding FecR family protein, with the protein MKRTAAWMMALVLVASPALAAEADGPCGSLRFEGGLIETGRPLAPKGPQTEACLKQVAEALKARPAIRSVTLAARLPDAERLDGQGLAVAKAAADVLVAAGLPRTRVSVVAPPSVPGEAARLQLAYLERPAQPAVARVRAASGEVSAGTAAAELRPRAPGDALYSGELLHTGPGARVELALADGSRVRLMADSSLRLGTIELMANLRRKVQLELLRGTVEADAAPSGEGSLFEVRTRSAVAGVRGTHFRVTAQEDGTHRLETLEGRVALIAKKGDLDVIEGYGSRALPDSAPEPPRPLLKAPTMVDPRDGTFAAPPRLTWGAVSGARAYRVELARTADFAAGVRTHEAPAAELAVTNLDQGKWFWRVVALDGEGFVGFPSKIFAFDVRP; encoded by the coding sequence GTGAAGCGGACTGCTGCCTGGATGATGGCGCTGGTGCTGGTGGCCTCCCCTGCCCTGGCGGCGGAGGCCGATGGGCCCTGCGGCAGCCTGCGCTTCGAGGGCGGGCTCATCGAAACCGGCCGGCCGCTGGCGCCGAAGGGGCCACAGACCGAGGCGTGCCTGAAGCAGGTGGCCGAGGCGCTCAAGGCGCGGCCCGCCATCCGCTCGGTGACGCTGGCGGCGCGGCTGCCGGACGCGGAGCGGCTGGACGGCCAGGGGCTGGCGGTGGCGAAGGCGGCGGCAGACGTGCTGGTGGCGGCGGGGCTGCCGCGCACGCGCGTCTCCGTGGTGGCGCCTCCGTCGGTTCCGGGAGAGGCGGCCCGGCTCCAGCTCGCATACCTCGAGCGCCCCGCGCAGCCGGCGGTGGCGCGGGTGCGGGCAGCCAGCGGCGAGGTGTCCGCGGGCACGGCCGCGGCGGAGCTGCGCCCCCGGGCTCCCGGCGACGCGCTCTACTCGGGCGAGCTGCTGCACACGGGGCCGGGCGCACGCGTGGAGCTGGCCCTGGCGGACGGCAGCAGGGTGCGGCTGATGGCGGACAGCTCGTTGCGGCTGGGCACCATCGAGCTGATGGCGAACCTGCGGCGCAAGGTGCAGTTGGAGCTGCTGCGCGGCACGGTGGAGGCGGACGCGGCGCCCAGCGGGGAGGGCTCCCTCTTCGAGGTGCGCACGCGCAGCGCGGTGGCCGGCGTGCGGGGCACGCACTTCCGCGTCACCGCGCAGGAGGACGGCACCCACCGGCTGGAGACGCTGGAGGGCCGGGTGGCGCTCATCGCGAAGAAGGGCGACCTGGACGTCATCGAGGGCTACGGCTCGCGGGCACTGCCGGACAGCGCGCCGGAGCCGCCGCGTCCGCTGCTGAAGGCGCCGACGATGGTGGACCCTCGCGACGGCACCTTCGCCGCGCCGCCCCGGCTGACGTGGGGTGCGGTGAGCGGCGCCCGGGCGTACCGGGTGGAGCTGGCCCGCACGGCGGACTTCGCCGCGGGCGTGCGGACGCACGAGGCCCCGGCCGCGGAGCTGGCGGTGACGAACCTGGACCAGGGCAAGTGGTTCTGGCGGGTGGTGGCGTTGGATGGCGAAGGCTTCGTGGGCTTCCCCTCGAAAATCTTCGCCTTCGACGTCCGGCCCTGA
- a CDS encoding OmpA family protein, translating into MKGQVITDTRESAGMSTGDMRGEEPRGGATCPPDADATRGGADPAEEGPDADSIASFSWGWRAVVDGCLRARRRASVLLGMVVALAVPGGVALAQPAASDAIDVQQYKPGPGAYDVLGLHGARVAPHQAWNVGVSLNFANDPLNFLDPRQDTFVYRIVDSQLTLDLMGAVALFDRLELGVSLPLSTTTSEPAGAIAPGFANGAQATGVGDLRLVPKVRLLSTDGGLHLAVAAPFTLPTAGGASFLGSDSLTFQPRLVAEWAGPSLRLLANVGLNVRREAQLRNLRVGNEVAYAVGAEVPLTQALSAEGTLAGALGLKESNTEERPLEVLAAMKYRFREGLAAHLGAGPGLTRGYGTPGFRVLAGLAWTPAPASTQPAAVACALGPEDFDGFQDEDDCLDPDDDGDGILDGPDVCPGEAETRNAFEEADGCPDDPDAWRPVGEDGQPAQAPAPMVLPPAPVDTDGDGLLDGEDRCPRVAEDVDGFEDADGCAEADNDRDGIADASDACPLEAEAINGAKDEDGCPDKGKSQVRVDGSRILILDKVYFATGKDVILAKSFPLLGQVASVLKAHPELERVRVEGHTDDQGADAQNLDLSQRRASNVRAFLVNAGIAAERLEAVGQGETKPVDTNATAKGRENNRRVEFNIVKVADPSAEGGSP; encoded by the coding sequence ATGAAGGGGCAGGTCATCACGGACACCCGGGAGAGCGCCGGCATGAGCACGGGGGACATGCGAGGGGAGGAGCCGCGCGGCGGCGCCACGTGTCCTCCGGACGCGGACGCAACGCGCGGGGGCGCGGACCCGGCCGAGGAGGGCCCGGACGCGGACTCCATCGCCTCGTTCTCCTGGGGCTGGCGCGCGGTGGTCGACGGCTGCTTGCGCGCGAGGCGCCGGGCCTCGGTCCTGCTGGGGATGGTGGTGGCGCTGGCGGTGCCCGGCGGCGTGGCCCTGGCCCAGCCCGCGGCGTCGGACGCCATCGACGTGCAGCAGTACAAGCCGGGCCCGGGCGCGTACGACGTGCTCGGGCTGCATGGCGCGCGCGTGGCACCGCACCAGGCGTGGAACGTGGGGGTGTCGCTCAACTTCGCGAACGACCCGCTCAACTTCCTGGACCCGCGTCAGGACACCTTCGTCTACCGCATCGTCGACAGCCAGCTCACGCTGGACCTCATGGGCGCCGTCGCCCTGTTCGACCGGCTGGAGCTGGGCGTGTCGCTGCCCCTCTCCACCACCACGTCCGAGCCGGCCGGCGCCATTGCCCCCGGCTTCGCCAACGGTGCGCAGGCCACGGGCGTGGGAGACCTGCGCCTGGTGCCCAAGGTGCGGCTGCTGTCCACCGACGGGGGCCTGCACCTGGCCGTGGCGGCGCCCTTCACGCTGCCGACGGCGGGAGGCGCCAGCTTCCTGGGCTCGGACAGCCTGACCTTCCAGCCGCGGCTCGTCGCGGAGTGGGCCGGCCCGTCGCTGCGGCTGCTGGCCAACGTGGGCCTCAACGTGCGGCGCGAGGCCCAGCTGCGAAACCTCCGCGTGGGCAACGAGGTGGCCTACGCGGTGGGCGCGGAAGTGCCGCTGACACAGGCGCTGTCGGCGGAGGGCACGCTCGCGGGCGCGCTGGGCCTGAAGGAGTCGAACACGGAGGAGCGCCCGCTGGAGGTGCTCGCCGCGATGAAGTACCGCTTCCGAGAGGGGCTGGCCGCGCACCTGGGCGCCGGACCGGGGCTCACGCGCGGCTACGGCACGCCGGGCTTCCGTGTGCTCGCGGGGCTGGCCTGGACGCCCGCGCCGGCCTCCACGCAGCCTGCCGCGGTGGCGTGCGCCCTGGGGCCCGAGGACTTCGACGGCTTCCAGGACGAGGACGACTGCCTGGACCCGGACGATGACGGGGACGGCATCCTCGATGGCCCGGACGTGTGCCCGGGCGAGGCGGAGACGCGCAACGCGTTCGAGGAAGCAGATGGCTGCCCGGACGACCCTGACGCATGGCGCCCGGTGGGCGAGGACGGCCAGCCCGCCCAGGCGCCAGCCCCCATGGTGCTTCCTCCCGCGCCGGTGGACACGGACGGGGATGGGCTGCTGGACGGTGAGGACCGGTGCCCTCGCGTGGCCGAGGACGTGGACGGCTTCGAGGACGCGGATGGCTGCGCGGAGGCCGACAATGACCGCGACGGCATCGCGGACGCGTCGGACGCGTGCCCGCTGGAGGCGGAGGCCATCAACGGCGCGAAGGACGAAGACGGGTGCCCGGACAAGGGCAAGTCCCAGGTGCGCGTGGACGGCTCGCGCATCCTCATCCTCGACAAGGTCTACTTCGCCACGGGCAAGGACGTCATCCTCGCGAAGTCCTTCCCGCTGCTGGGCCAGGTGGCGTCGGTGCTCAAGGCCCACCCGGAGCTGGAGCGGGTGCGCGTGGAGGGCCACACGGACGACCAGGGCGCCGACGCACAGAACCTGGACCTGTCGCAGCGCCGCGCCAGCAACGTGCGGGCCTTCCTGGTGAACGCGGGCATCGCGGCCGAGCGGCTGGAGGCGGTGGGCCAGGGCGAGACGAAGCCCGTCGACACCAACGCGACGGCGAAGGGGCGGGAGAACAACCGTCGCGTCGAGTTCAACATCGTGAAGGTCGCCGACCCCTCGGCGGAGGGAGGCTCGCCGTGA
- a CDS encoding response regulator, which translates to MGQNQNLLIVDDESALCWVLGQFFASAGYRVDSAQALDEALGLMTTGRYDLVISDLRLSGTQSEEGLMLADFVRRYAPDTRVVLLTAFATQEISDRARELGVDLVLPKPQPLPALAQHVSELLMASR; encoded by the coding sequence GTGGGCCAGAACCAGAACCTCCTGATTGTCGATGACGAGTCCGCCCTGTGCTGGGTGCTGGGGCAGTTCTTCGCCAGCGCCGGGTACCGGGTGGACTCCGCGCAGGCGCTGGACGAAGCGCTGGGGCTGATGACGACGGGGCGGTACGACCTGGTCATCAGCGACCTTCGCCTGAGCGGCACCCAGTCCGAGGAAGGGCTGATGCTGGCGGACTTCGTGCGCCGCTACGCGCCCGACACGCGGGTGGTGCTGCTCACCGCCTTCGCCACGCAGGAAATCAGCGACCGGGCGAGGGAGCTGGGCGTGGACCTGGTCCTGCCCAAGCCCCAGCCCCTGCCCGCGCTGGCCCAGCACGTCTCCGAGCTTCTCATGGCCTCCCGGTGA